From Ailuropoda melanoleuca isolate Jingjing chromosome 8, ASM200744v2, whole genome shotgun sequence, a single genomic window includes:
- the FMOD gene encoding fibromodulin: protein MQWAFLLLLAGLCSLSRAQYDEDPHWWFHYLRSQQSTYYDPYDPYPYEPYEPYPYGVEEGPAYAYGSPPPPEPRDCPQECDCPPNFPTAMYCDNRNLKYLPFVPSRMKYVYFQNNQISSIQEGVFDNATGLLWIALHGNQITSDKVGRKIFSKLRHLERLYLDHNNLTRMPGPLPRSLRELHLDHNQISRVPNNALEGLENLTALYLQHNDIQEVGSAMKGLRSLILLDLSYNHLRKVPDGLPSALEQLYLEHNNVYSVPDSYFRGSPKLLYVRLSHNSLTNNGLATNTFNSSSLLELDLSYNQLQKIPPVNTNLENLYLQGNRINEFSISSFCTVVDVMNFSKLQVLRLDGNEIKRSAMPVDAPLCLRLASLIEI from the exons ATGCAGTGggccttcctcctgctgctggccgggctctgctccctctcccgGGCCCAGTACGACGAAGACCCCCACTGGTGGTTCCACTACCTCCGTAGCCAGCAGTCCACCTACTACGACCCCTATGACCCCTACCCTTATGAGCCCTATGAGCCCTACCCCTATGGGGTGGAGGAAGGCCCAGCCTATGCCTACGGCTCTCCGCCCCCTCCAGAGCCCCGTGACTGCCCCCAGGAGTGCGACTGCCCCCCCAACTTCCCCACCGCCATGTACTGTGACAACCGCAACCTCAAGTACCTACCCTTCGTCCCTTCCCGCATGAAGTACGTCTACTTCCAGAACAACCAGATCTCATCCATCCAGGAAGGCGTCTTCGACAACGCCACCGGACTGCTCTGGATTGCCCTCCACGGCAACCAGATCACCAGCGATAAGGTGGGCAGAAAGATCTTCTCCAAGCTGAGGCACCTGGAGAGGCTGTACCTGGACCACAACAACCTGACCCGGATGCCCGGCCCGCTGCCTCGATCCCTGAGGGAGCTCCACCTCGACCACAACCAGATCTCGCGGGTCCCCAACAACGCTCTGGAGGGGCTGGAGAACCTCACGGCCCTGTACCTTCAACACAACGACATCCAGGAAGTGGGCAGCGCGATGAAGGGCCTCCGGTCACTGATCTTGCTGGACCTGAGTTACAACCACCTGCGGAAGGTGCCTGACGGACTGCCCTCCGCCCTCGAGCAGCTGTATCTGGAGCACAACAATGTCTACTCCGTCCCCGACAGCTACTTCCGGGGCTCGCCCAAGCTGCTGTACGTGCGGCTGTCCCACAACAGTCTCACCAACAACGGCCTGGCCACCAACACCTTCAACTCCAGCAGCCTCCTCGAGCTCGACCTCTCCTACAACCAGCTGCAGAAGATCCCCCCAGTCAACACCAACCTGGAGAACCTCTACCTCCAAGGCAATAGGATCAATG AGTTCTCCATCAGCAGCTTCTGCACCGTGGTGGACGTCATGAACTTCTCGAAGCTGCAGGTGCTCCGCCTGGACGGGAACGAGATTAAGCGCAGCGCCATGCCCGTAGACGCTCCCCTCTGCCTGCGCCTTGCCAGCCTCATCGAGATCTGA